A single Cyprinus carpio isolate SPL01 chromosome A6, ASM1834038v1, whole genome shotgun sequence DNA region contains:
- the LOC122145304 gene encoding tyrosine-protein kinase RYK-like, with protein MDQPQSNISAQGEVPRTRSVFRVDIFCSGKADGEAVLTVQLNLTTTVNNFTVLNFKRRKMCYRRIEQLEPPKTLPFPNTTIQRIDPSSSNAPTTSTRVFLHQRVCVPASSSSW; from the exons ATGGATCAACCTCAGAGCAACATCTCTGCTCAGGGGGAGGTCCCGCGCACTCGTTCAG TGTTCAGAGTGGATATTTTCTGCTCTGGAAAGGCTGATGGAGAGGCTGTGCTAACAGTGCAGTTGAACCTGACTACAACCGTCAACAACTTCACAGTGCTTAACTTCAAACGCAGGAAAATGTGTTACAGAA GAATTGAGCAGCTGGAGCCCCCCAAAACTCTGCCATTCCCAAACACAACCATACAGAGAATAGATC CGAGCAGTTCAAATGCTCCCACCACATCCACACGAGTTTTTCTAcatcagcgtgtgtgtgtgcctgcatCGTCATCTTCCTGGTAG